One window from the genome of Salvia splendens isolate huo1 chromosome 9, SspV2, whole genome shotgun sequence encodes:
- the LOC121749310 gene encoding uncharacterized protein LOC121749310, whose product MEKNLLDLAATFSDKKRASSGEVLGGKGTLAQKTEALLRNRPTGDITLPSDPEPAGKPLPLFAFRQLNALAVAVVLSASGMASPENLAFVLFSLIYIHFIAKFAFPASSARPDPPVFGDTNRILSLYVAVAAVIGLFLPIAYIFEGVFEGDKAGIKAAAPHVFLLASQVFMEGLTFSGRFSLPIRIFVPVFYNSRRIFTIVDWLRSEIWKAEEGTLRSRRLYVGRGLAIANMAFWSFNLFGFLLPVYLPRAFRIYYQSSHNKIN is encoded by the exons ATGGAGAAGAACCTTCTTGATTTGGCGGCGACATTTTCCGACAAGAAGAGAGCGAGCTCCGGCGAGGTTTTGGGCGGGAAGGGGACTTTGGCGCAGAAAACGGAGGCGCTGTT GCGGAATCGGCCAACCGGCGACATCACCCTCCCCAGCGACCCCGAACCCGCCGGAAAACCCTTACCCCTCTTCGCCTTCCGCCAGCTCAacgccctcgccgtcgccgtcgtccTCTCCGCTAGCGGCATGGCCAGCCCCGAGAACCTAGCCTTCGTCCTCTTCTCCCTCATCTACATCCACTTCATCGCCAAATTCGCCTTCCCCGCCTCCTCCGCCCGCCCCGATCCCCCCGTCTTCGGCGACACCAACCGCATCCTCAGCCTCTACGTCGCCGTGGCCGCCGTGATCGGCCTCTTCCTCCCGATCGCCTACATCTTCGAGGGCGTTTTCGAGGGGGACAAGGCCGGGATCAAGGCCGCCGCGCCGCACGTATTCCTCCTCGCCAGCCAGGTTTTCATGGAAGGGCTCACCTTCTCCGGCCGCTTCTCGCTGCCGATCCGCATTTTCGTGCCGGTATTCTACAATTCGCGGCGGATCTTCACCATCGTGGATTGGCTGAGGAGCGAGATCTGGAAGGCGGAGGAGGGGACTCTCAGATCCAGAAGGCTGTATGTGGGGAGAGGCCTCGCCATTGCAAACATGGCGTTTTGGAGCTTCAATTTGTTTGGCTTTTTGCTCCCTGTTTATCTGCCTAGGGCTTTTAGGATTTATTATCAATCATCTCAcaacaaaattaattag
- the LOC121748572 gene encoding uncharacterized protein LOC121748572 isoform X2, which translates to MPATKLCSSGTLNAMKSEVGNDSLDTFIRQAVGKEPLLPFPRTVDSSVPWIQLFQALDQPDLPSWPLLTPVKVQMQRCKKCSREFCSPINYRRHIREWHKNRDLLAVFWDKLSLERAKEIVSFNDIILKDIPGSSVVKALASSLRRPGVWSLPQAYVKAGATLLDIIQAKPSRLPISSQELFSILDDASESTFLCAGTAESLQKYVFDGETAKNSLELKNLVALTSFLFEQQLVKAWVADKDAEALRCQKLLVEEEEAEQKRQVVILERKKQKKLRQKQQKVREQYYGCSRDLNVYVDAIDRPTSAEASDLSSPSDPNSNSKEVPTTSDSVQPQNKESDEDIGAQFDARSEHKKHGDSPAVELQMVVANGVRQVATNCLQALKSQRGSRYGAHANLNLRTLNPELMHKFGPSKDRSLHNGNKVWTKKLKTNNGGENPRPPSLQDVSSHHIEQNDGEVIIGSISVKLTCYFDQQQASHPNERQDTCGTEQAVLKKKTASEKPAKSNSLQSGTNRVATRLWRPVSCGESKNVPPVGRSNGDPEDNATLSKVHDHTSSSDRSGQSESLDSDGCHNGKQSHVVSVENAQPGLVPFSIEAAKEFFARRWKDAISGDHVKLVLSSEHKPHGCSDIQHASDPPRSKAPNQDENQFGRTVQVQVAIKPEKSVKFKYIPKQKLSRR; encoded by the exons ATGCCTGCTACAAAGCTCTGCTCAAGTGGAACTCTCAATGCAATGAAATCAGAAGTAGGGAATGATTCCCTAGATACCTTCATCAGACAAGCCGTAGGAAAGGAGCCTCTTCTCCCTTTCCCAAGGACTGTGGATAGTTCAGTTCCGTGGATTCAATTGTTTCAGGCCTTAGATCAACCAG ATCTCCCTAGTTGGCCCTTGCTGACCCCTGTGAAAGTTCAGATGCAAAGGTGCAAGAAGTGTTCCCGGGAGTTCTGTTCTCCAATAAACTACAGAAGACATATTCGG GAATGGCACAAAAATAGGGATTTATTAGCTGTATTTTGGGATAAG TTGTCATTGGAGCGGGCTAAGGAAATAGTGTCATTTAATGACATAATTCTTAAG GATATTCCTGGATCATCGGTAGTAAAAGCTCTGGCTTCCTCTCTCCGAAGACCAGGGGTTTGGTCTCTTCCGCAGGCTTATGTGAAGGCTGGTGCTACACTGCTG GATATCATCCAAGCTAAGCCTTCCAGATTACCAATATCCTCACAAGAACTGTTTAGCATCCTCGATGATGCCAGTGAGAGTACATTTCTGTGTGCCGGTACAGCTGAGTCTCTGCAGAAGTATGTTTTTGATGGAGAAACTGCTAAAAATAGCCTTGAGTTGAAGAACCTAGTAGCGCTTACTAGCTTCCTCTTTGAGCAGCAACTG GTCAAGGCATGGGTCGCTGACAAAGATGCAGAGGCTTTGAGATGTCAGAAGCTACttgtggaggaggaggaagctGAACAGAAAAG GCAAGTAGTGATTCTGGAGAGGAAGAAACAGAAAAAGCTTCGTCAAAAGCAACAGAAGGTCAGGGAACAATACTATGGTTGCAGCAGAGATTTGAATGTCTATGTTGATGCTATAGATAGGCCTACTTCAGCCGAAGCATCTGATCTGTCATCCCCATCGGacccaaactcaaactcaaaagaGGTGCCTACAACCTCAGACTCTGTTCAACCCCAAAACAAAGAGTCAGATGAAGATATAGGAGCACAGTTTGATGCTAGAAGTGAACATAAGAAACATGGGGACTCTCCAGCTGTTGAGCTCCAGATGGTCGTTGCAAATGGTGTTCGGCAAGTAGCCACCAACTGCTTGCAAGCTCTAAAGTCACAAAGGGGAAGCCGGTATGGTGCCCATGCAAACTTGAATCTTCGAACATTGAATCCTGAACTTATGCACAAGTTTGGTCCATCCAAAGACAGAAGTCTACATAATGGAAACAAAGTCTGGACCAAGAAACTCAAAACTAACAATGGTGGGGAGAACCCAAGGCCTCCTTCTTTGCAAGACGTGAGCAGTCACCATATAGAACAAAATGACGGTGAGGTGATTATTGGTTCTATATCTGTCAAACTGACATGTTACTTTGATCAGCAGCAAGCAAGTCACCCAAATGAAAGACAAGATACTTGTGGCACAGAGCAAGCTGTGCTTAAGAAGAAAACTGCTTCAGAAAAGCCTGCGAAATCTAATTCTCTTCAGTCCGGTACCAACCGAGTGGCTACAAGACTTTGGAGGCCGGTTAGCTGTGGTGAATCAAAGAACGTGCCACCTGTTGGTAGAAGCAATGGAGATCCTGAAGATAATGCTACATTGAGTAAGGTTCATGACCATACTTCCTCCAGTGATAGATCCGGGCAGTCAGAGTCCTTGGACAGTGATGGTTGTCATAATGGGAAGCAATCCCATGTTGTCTCAGTTGAAAATGCTCAACCAGGATTGGTGCCCTTCTCCATTGAAGCTGCAAAAGAGTTTTTCGCCAGGA GATGGAAAGACGCTATCTCTGGAGACCATGTAAAATTAGTGCTCTCATCAGAGCACAAACCTCATGGATGCTCTGACATTCAGCATGCATCGGATCCTCCTAGAAGTAAAGCTCCTAACCAAGATGAGAACCAGTTTGGCAGAACCGTTCAAGTTCAAGTTGCTATAAAGCCGGAAAAGAGTGTGAAATTCAAATACATACCAAAACAAAAGCTATCGCGAAGGTAA
- the LOC121748572 gene encoding uncharacterized protein LOC121748572 isoform X1 has translation MPATKLCSSGTLNAMKSEVGNDSLDTFIRQAVGKEPLLPFPRTVDSSVPWIQLFQALDQPDLPSWPLLTPVKVQMQRCKKCSREFCSPINYRRHIRVHRRSLNINKEWHKNRDLLAVFWDKLSLERAKEIVSFNDIILKDIPGSSVVKALASSLRRPGVWSLPQAYVKAGATLLDIIQAKPSRLPISSQELFSILDDASESTFLCAGTAESLQKYVFDGETAKNSLELKNLVALTSFLFEQQLVKAWVADKDAEALRCQKLLVEEEEAEQKRQVVILERKKQKKLRQKQQKVREQYYGCSRDLNVYVDAIDRPTSAEASDLSSPSDPNSNSKEVPTTSDSVQPQNKESDEDIGAQFDARSEHKKHGDSPAVELQMVVANGVRQVATNCLQALKSQRGSRYGAHANLNLRTLNPELMHKFGPSKDRSLHNGNKVWTKKLKTNNGGENPRPPSLQDVSSHHIEQNDGEVIIGSISVKLTCYFDQQQASHPNERQDTCGTEQAVLKKKTASEKPAKSNSLQSGTNRVATRLWRPVSCGESKNVPPVGRSNGDPEDNATLSKVHDHTSSSDRSGQSESLDSDGCHNGKQSHVVSVENAQPGLVPFSIEAAKEFFARRWKDAISGDHVKLVLSSEHKPHGCSDIQHASDPPRSKAPNQDENQFGRTVQVQVAIKPEKSVKFKYIPKQKLSRR, from the exons ATGCCTGCTACAAAGCTCTGCTCAAGTGGAACTCTCAATGCAATGAAATCAGAAGTAGGGAATGATTCCCTAGATACCTTCATCAGACAAGCCGTAGGAAAGGAGCCTCTTCTCCCTTTCCCAAGGACTGTGGATAGTTCAGTTCCGTGGATTCAATTGTTTCAGGCCTTAGATCAACCAG ATCTCCCTAGTTGGCCCTTGCTGACCCCTGTGAAAGTTCAGATGCAAAGGTGCAAGAAGTGTTCCCGGGAGTTCTGTTCTCCAATAAACTACAGAAGACATATTCGGGTGCACCGCCGCTCCTTAAATATCAACAAG GAATGGCACAAAAATAGGGATTTATTAGCTGTATTTTGGGATAAG TTGTCATTGGAGCGGGCTAAGGAAATAGTGTCATTTAATGACATAATTCTTAAG GATATTCCTGGATCATCGGTAGTAAAAGCTCTGGCTTCCTCTCTCCGAAGACCAGGGGTTTGGTCTCTTCCGCAGGCTTATGTGAAGGCTGGTGCTACACTGCTG GATATCATCCAAGCTAAGCCTTCCAGATTACCAATATCCTCACAAGAACTGTTTAGCATCCTCGATGATGCCAGTGAGAGTACATTTCTGTGTGCCGGTACAGCTGAGTCTCTGCAGAAGTATGTTTTTGATGGAGAAACTGCTAAAAATAGCCTTGAGTTGAAGAACCTAGTAGCGCTTACTAGCTTCCTCTTTGAGCAGCAACTG GTCAAGGCATGGGTCGCTGACAAAGATGCAGAGGCTTTGAGATGTCAGAAGCTACttgtggaggaggaggaagctGAACAGAAAAG GCAAGTAGTGATTCTGGAGAGGAAGAAACAGAAAAAGCTTCGTCAAAAGCAACAGAAGGTCAGGGAACAATACTATGGTTGCAGCAGAGATTTGAATGTCTATGTTGATGCTATAGATAGGCCTACTTCAGCCGAAGCATCTGATCTGTCATCCCCATCGGacccaaactcaaactcaaaagaGGTGCCTACAACCTCAGACTCTGTTCAACCCCAAAACAAAGAGTCAGATGAAGATATAGGAGCACAGTTTGATGCTAGAAGTGAACATAAGAAACATGGGGACTCTCCAGCTGTTGAGCTCCAGATGGTCGTTGCAAATGGTGTTCGGCAAGTAGCCACCAACTGCTTGCAAGCTCTAAAGTCACAAAGGGGAAGCCGGTATGGTGCCCATGCAAACTTGAATCTTCGAACATTGAATCCTGAACTTATGCACAAGTTTGGTCCATCCAAAGACAGAAGTCTACATAATGGAAACAAAGTCTGGACCAAGAAACTCAAAACTAACAATGGTGGGGAGAACCCAAGGCCTCCTTCTTTGCAAGACGTGAGCAGTCACCATATAGAACAAAATGACGGTGAGGTGATTATTGGTTCTATATCTGTCAAACTGACATGTTACTTTGATCAGCAGCAAGCAAGTCACCCAAATGAAAGACAAGATACTTGTGGCACAGAGCAAGCTGTGCTTAAGAAGAAAACTGCTTCAGAAAAGCCTGCGAAATCTAATTCTCTTCAGTCCGGTACCAACCGAGTGGCTACAAGACTTTGGAGGCCGGTTAGCTGTGGTGAATCAAAGAACGTGCCACCTGTTGGTAGAAGCAATGGAGATCCTGAAGATAATGCTACATTGAGTAAGGTTCATGACCATACTTCCTCCAGTGATAGATCCGGGCAGTCAGAGTCCTTGGACAGTGATGGTTGTCATAATGGGAAGCAATCCCATGTTGTCTCAGTTGAAAATGCTCAACCAGGATTGGTGCCCTTCTCCATTGAAGCTGCAAAAGAGTTTTTCGCCAGGA GATGGAAAGACGCTATCTCTGGAGACCATGTAAAATTAGTGCTCTCATCAGAGCACAAACCTCATGGATGCTCTGACATTCAGCATGCATCGGATCCTCCTAGAAGTAAAGCTCCTAACCAAGATGAGAACCAGTTTGGCAGAACCGTTCAAGTTCAAGTTGCTATAAAGCCGGAAAAGAGTGTGAAATTCAAATACATACCAAAACAAAAGCTATCGCGAAGGTAA
- the LOC121748572 gene encoding uncharacterized protein LOC121748572 isoform X3: protein MQRCKKCSREFCSPINYRRHIRVHRRSLNINKEWHKNRDLLAVFWDKLSLERAKEIVSFNDIILKDIPGSSVVKALASSLRRPGVWSLPQAYVKAGATLLDIIQAKPSRLPISSQELFSILDDASESTFLCAGTAESLQKYVFDGETAKNSLELKNLVALTSFLFEQQLVKAWVADKDAEALRCQKLLVEEEEAEQKRQVVILERKKQKKLRQKQQKVREQYYGCSRDLNVYVDAIDRPTSAEASDLSSPSDPNSNSKEVPTTSDSVQPQNKESDEDIGAQFDARSEHKKHGDSPAVELQMVVANGVRQVATNCLQALKSQRGSRYGAHANLNLRTLNPELMHKFGPSKDRSLHNGNKVWTKKLKTNNGGENPRPPSLQDVSSHHIEQNDGEVIIGSISVKLTCYFDQQQASHPNERQDTCGTEQAVLKKKTASEKPAKSNSLQSGTNRVATRLWRPVSCGESKNVPPVGRSNGDPEDNATLSKVHDHTSSSDRSGQSESLDSDGCHNGKQSHVVSVENAQPGLVPFSIEAAKEFFARRWKDAISGDHVKLVLSSEHKPHGCSDIQHASDPPRSKAPNQDENQFGRTVQVQVAIKPEKSVKFKYIPKQKLSRR from the exons ATGCAAAGGTGCAAGAAGTGTTCCCGGGAGTTCTGTTCTCCAATAAACTACAGAAGACATATTCGGGTGCACCGCCGCTCCTTAAATATCAACAAG GAATGGCACAAAAATAGGGATTTATTAGCTGTATTTTGGGATAAG TTGTCATTGGAGCGGGCTAAGGAAATAGTGTCATTTAATGACATAATTCTTAAG GATATTCCTGGATCATCGGTAGTAAAAGCTCTGGCTTCCTCTCTCCGAAGACCAGGGGTTTGGTCTCTTCCGCAGGCTTATGTGAAGGCTGGTGCTACACTGCTG GATATCATCCAAGCTAAGCCTTCCAGATTACCAATATCCTCACAAGAACTGTTTAGCATCCTCGATGATGCCAGTGAGAGTACATTTCTGTGTGCCGGTACAGCTGAGTCTCTGCAGAAGTATGTTTTTGATGGAGAAACTGCTAAAAATAGCCTTGAGTTGAAGAACCTAGTAGCGCTTACTAGCTTCCTCTTTGAGCAGCAACTG GTCAAGGCATGGGTCGCTGACAAAGATGCAGAGGCTTTGAGATGTCAGAAGCTACttgtggaggaggaggaagctGAACAGAAAAG GCAAGTAGTGATTCTGGAGAGGAAGAAACAGAAAAAGCTTCGTCAAAAGCAACAGAAGGTCAGGGAACAATACTATGGTTGCAGCAGAGATTTGAATGTCTATGTTGATGCTATAGATAGGCCTACTTCAGCCGAAGCATCTGATCTGTCATCCCCATCGGacccaaactcaaactcaaaagaGGTGCCTACAACCTCAGACTCTGTTCAACCCCAAAACAAAGAGTCAGATGAAGATATAGGAGCACAGTTTGATGCTAGAAGTGAACATAAGAAACATGGGGACTCTCCAGCTGTTGAGCTCCAGATGGTCGTTGCAAATGGTGTTCGGCAAGTAGCCACCAACTGCTTGCAAGCTCTAAAGTCACAAAGGGGAAGCCGGTATGGTGCCCATGCAAACTTGAATCTTCGAACATTGAATCCTGAACTTATGCACAAGTTTGGTCCATCCAAAGACAGAAGTCTACATAATGGAAACAAAGTCTGGACCAAGAAACTCAAAACTAACAATGGTGGGGAGAACCCAAGGCCTCCTTCTTTGCAAGACGTGAGCAGTCACCATATAGAACAAAATGACGGTGAGGTGATTATTGGTTCTATATCTGTCAAACTGACATGTTACTTTGATCAGCAGCAAGCAAGTCACCCAAATGAAAGACAAGATACTTGTGGCACAGAGCAAGCTGTGCTTAAGAAGAAAACTGCTTCAGAAAAGCCTGCGAAATCTAATTCTCTTCAGTCCGGTACCAACCGAGTGGCTACAAGACTTTGGAGGCCGGTTAGCTGTGGTGAATCAAAGAACGTGCCACCTGTTGGTAGAAGCAATGGAGATCCTGAAGATAATGCTACATTGAGTAAGGTTCATGACCATACTTCCTCCAGTGATAGATCCGGGCAGTCAGAGTCCTTGGACAGTGATGGTTGTCATAATGGGAAGCAATCCCATGTTGTCTCAGTTGAAAATGCTCAACCAGGATTGGTGCCCTTCTCCATTGAAGCTGCAAAAGAGTTTTTCGCCAGGA GATGGAAAGACGCTATCTCTGGAGACCATGTAAAATTAGTGCTCTCATCAGAGCACAAACCTCATGGATGCTCTGACATTCAGCATGCATCGGATCCTCCTAGAAGTAAAGCTCCTAACCAAGATGAGAACCAGTTTGGCAGAACCGTTCAAGTTCAAGTTGCTATAAAGCCGGAAAAGAGTGTGAAATTCAAATACATACCAAAACAAAAGCTATCGCGAAGGTAA
- the LOC121748574 gene encoding uncharacterized protein LOC121748574 isoform X2 encodes MENPNSPIGGTAPESDPDSGVCGKGKRGKIEDTPEIDSGGGEIAKIDSGGDSSMASRSTMFMLESESNIAGLSDINLILPSGEVVGIDSAGREISGIDSGAIGKRKRGETEDIPEIDSGGCEIAEIDSDASGKLEIGGNESAEYESESDEFDSESSEYESESEYEYEEIDQSEEKEKEKKTRKVEKFEDRYGILGPYDKEMVFEKEGFKLDDYIPGHDQPWYDERLLEDIKITPYDHEAVIKYISQVRLSSGFDVDTILPSWLKHEAALYFTPMWLSHATRSDLKYVNKAAKIAIHEINLDMKNKTSFKLVEVTNVVVTWAPFFLLFLTLAVEKVEEEAQAQAQAEAATIRAVVHHPICKPWQLEQWWVVKPDPTDA; translated from the exons ATGGAAAACCCTAATTCCCCAATCGGAGGAACAGCTCCTGAATCCGACCCCGATTCCGGTGTCTGTGGTAAAGGGAAAAGAGGAAAGATTGAAGATACACCGGAAATCGATTCTGGTGGCGGCGAGATTGCGAAAATCGATTCCGGTGGTGATTCCTCCATGGCTTCCAGGTCAACAATGTTTATGTTGGAATCGGAATCGAACATTGCGGGACTCAGCGATATTAATTTAATCCTTCCCAGCGGCGAGGTTGTGGGAATCGATTCTGCTGGCCGTGAGATTTCGGGAATCGATTCTGGTGCGATTGGTAAACGAAAAAGAGGAGAGACTGAGGATATTCCTGAAATCGATTCCGGTGGCTGTGAGATTGCGGAAATAGATTCTGATGCGAGTGGTAAACTAGAAATAGGAGGGAATGAGTCTGCTGAATATGAGTCTGAGTCT GATGAGTTTGATTCTGAGTCTTCTGAATATGAGTCTGAGTCTGAGTATGAGTATGAGGAAATCGATCAGTCcgaggaaaaggaaaaggaaaagaaaacgcGGAAAGTAGAGAAATTTGAAGATAGATATGGAATACTTGGTCCCTACGACAAAGAGATGGTATTTGAAAAGGAAGGTTTCAAATTGGATGATTATATCCCAGGTCATGATCAGCCATGGTATGATGAGCGTCTGCTCGAGGACATCAAAATTACTCCTTACGACCACGAGGCTGTTATCAAATACATCTCCCAAGTCCGCCTTAGCTCT GGTTTTGATGTGGATACGATTCTTCCTTCATGGCTGAAGCACGAGGCCGCCTTATATTTCACCCCAATGTGGCTCTCTCATGCCACCCGCAGTGATCTTAAATATGTCAATAAAGCAGCAAAAATTGCCATTCATGAAATCAATCTTGACATG AAAAACAAAACTAGTTTCAAGCTTGTGGAAGTTACCAATGTTGTCGTCACTTGGGCCCCATTCTTTTTGCTATTTTTGACTCTTGCTGTGGAAAAGGTTGAAGAAGAAGCACAAGCACAAGCACAAGCAGAAGCTGCTACTATCCGAGCAGTTGTCCATCACCCCATATGTAAACCTTGGCAACTTGAACAGTGGTGGGTTGTCAAACCAGACCCGACCGACGCATAA
- the LOC121748574 gene encoding uncharacterized protein LOC121748574 isoform X1, which yields MENPNSPIGGTAPESDPDSGVCGKGKRGKIEDTPEIDSGGGEIAKIDSGGDSSMASRSTMFMLESESNIAGLSDINLILPSGEVVGIDSAGREISGIDSGAIGKRKRGETEDIPEIDSGGCEIAEIDSDASGKLEIGGNESAEYESESEYEYEDASGKLEIGGVKYISEQDEFDSESSEYESESEYEYEEIDQSEEKEKEKKTRKVEKFEDRYGILGPYDKEMVFEKEGFKLDDYIPGHDQPWYDERLLEDIKITPYDHEAVIKYISQVRLSSGFDVDTILPSWLKHEAALYFTPMWLSHATRSDLKYVNKAAKIAIHEINLDMKNKTSFKLVEVTNVVVTWAPFFLLFLTLAVEKVEEEAQAQAQAEAATIRAVVHHPICKPWQLEQWWVVKPDPTDA from the exons ATGGAAAACCCTAATTCCCCAATCGGAGGAACAGCTCCTGAATCCGACCCCGATTCCGGTGTCTGTGGTAAAGGGAAAAGAGGAAAGATTGAAGATACACCGGAAATCGATTCTGGTGGCGGCGAGATTGCGAAAATCGATTCCGGTGGTGATTCCTCCATGGCTTCCAGGTCAACAATGTTTATGTTGGAATCGGAATCGAACATTGCGGGACTCAGCGATATTAATTTAATCCTTCCCAGCGGCGAGGTTGTGGGAATCGATTCTGCTGGCCGTGAGATTTCGGGAATCGATTCTGGTGCGATTGGTAAACGAAAAAGAGGAGAGACTGAGGATATTCCTGAAATCGATTCCGGTGGCTGTGAGATTGCGGAAATAGATTCTGATGCGAGTGGTAAACTAGAAATAGGAGGGAATGAGTCTGCTGAATATGAGTCTGAGTCTGAGTATGAGTATGAGGATGCGAGTGGTAAACTAGAAATAGGAGGGGTTAAGTATATATCGGAACAAGATGAGTTTGATTCTGAGTCTTCTGAATATGAGTCTGAGTCTGAGTATGAGTATGAGGAAATCGATCAGTCcgaggaaaaggaaaaggaaaagaaaacgcGGAAAGTAGAGAAATTTGAAGATAGATATGGAATACTTGGTCCCTACGACAAAGAGATGGTATTTGAAAAGGAAGGTTTCAAATTGGATGATTATATCCCAGGTCATGATCAGCCATGGTATGATGAGCGTCTGCTCGAGGACATCAAAATTACTCCTTACGACCACGAGGCTGTTATCAAATACATCTCCCAAGTCCGCCTTAGCTCT GGTTTTGATGTGGATACGATTCTTCCTTCATGGCTGAAGCACGAGGCCGCCTTATATTTCACCCCAATGTGGCTCTCTCATGCCACCCGCAGTGATCTTAAATATGTCAATAAAGCAGCAAAAATTGCCATTCATGAAATCAATCTTGACATG AAAAACAAAACTAGTTTCAAGCTTGTGGAAGTTACCAATGTTGTCGTCACTTGGGCCCCATTCTTTTTGCTATTTTTGACTCTTGCTGTGGAAAAGGTTGAAGAAGAAGCACAAGCACAAGCACAAGCAGAAGCTGCTACTATCCGAGCAGTTGTCCATCACCCCATATGTAAACCTTGGCAACTTGAACAGTGGTGGGTTGTCAAACCAGACCCGACCGACGCATAA
- the LOC121748573 gene encoding U-box domain-containing protein 32-like: MNVVADVIKFINFDFDDQIFQDSEFQEQEMCDLQNKLKHTMIDAEKSKQTEIKEPLQQKAGEDILEALSKAEAAENLLMDEINRTKEIEELLLRVRRETETMKNQHDEILKELQLIEAQKPALERQLSEARCSERELEDKIVQAVNLLITFKGTRDELQMEYDSSVRKINRYRALQTEDPSVISPAHFFGTSFSDIIEATENFKPSQKVGEGRYGSVFKGILNHNKVAIKMLPSSGSQSDSEFKIEVEILSRVRHPNLVTLFGACPESRSLIYEYIDNGSLEDYLSNPAKACSLPWQTRIRIAIETCAALMFLHANSSCNVHGNLKPSNILLDVHFVTKISEFGISNLVSQNENCLNLYTSDPKDLEYIDPESLETGELTPESDVFSFGMVLLRLLTARAARGALRDVKCALERGKLDSILDMSAGEWPLGIAKKLANLALKCCENDSMDRPDLVSQVWAILEPMRELCSASSSVDSGSKRKIPSHFVCPIIQDVMTDPHIAGDGYTYEAEAIQGWFNSGHKTSPMTNLMLDNCDLIPNYALYYAIQEWHQTA; the protein is encoded by the exons ATGAATGTGGTTGCAGatgttataaaatttataaattttgattttgatgatcAAATATTCCAGGACTCTGAATTTCAAGAACAAGAAATGTGTGatttacaaaataaactaaAGCATACTATGATAGATGCTGAGAAGTCGAAACAGACAGAAATTAAGGAGCCGTTGCAACAGAAAGCTGGAGAAGATATCTTGGAGGCTCTGAGTAAG GCTGAGGCAGCAGAAAATCTTTTGATGGACGAGATTAACAGAACTAAAGAAATTGAGGAACTATTGCTGAGAGTAAGGCGAGAAACTGAGACAATGAAAAATCAGCACGATGAAATTCTAAAAGAACTTCAGCTGATTGAGGCCCAGAAGCCTGCACTAGAAAGACAACTAAGTGAAGCCCGCTGTTCAGAGAGAGAGCTAGAAGACAAGATTGTTCAAGCTGTGAATCTCTTAATAACATTTAAGGGAACACGGGATGAATTGCAGATGGAGTACGATTCTTCTGTAAGGAAAATTAACAGATATAGGGCATTGCAGACAGAGGATCCTTCAGTAATATCGCCTGCACATTTTTTTGGAACCAGTTTCTCGGATATCATTGAGGCTACTGAAAATTTTAAACCATCACAAAAAGTTGGAGAGGGAAGGTATGGAAGTGTTTTCAAGGGAATACTTAACCATAACAAGGTAGCTATAAAGATGTTACCGTCTTCAGGTTCTCAGAGTGATTCAGAGTTCAAGATCGAG GTGGAAATTCTGTCGAGAGTGAGGCATCCAAATCTCGTTACTCTTTTTGGCGCTTGTCCAGAATCGAGATCACTCATATATGAATACATTGATAATGGCAGCCTTGAAGATTACCTTTCCAACCCTGCCAAAGCTTGTTCTCTTCCATGGCAAACTCGGATAAGGATTGCTATTGAAACATGTGCTGCCCTCATGTTCTTGCATGCGAACAGCAGCTGTAATGTACATGGAAACTTAAAACCCTCAAATATTCTTCTTGATGTACATTTTGTCACCAAAATAAGTGAGTTTGGCATCTCAAATTTGGTATCCCAGAACGagaattgtttgaatttgtACACAAGTGATCCAAAAGATCTAGAATACATTGATCCCGAATCTCTTGAAACTGGGGagctcaccccagaatctgatGTGTTTTCGTTTGGGATGGTACTTTTAAGACTATTAACTGCAAGAGCGGCTAGAGGGGCACTGAGGGATGTGAAATGTGCTCTCGAAAGAGGAAAATTAGACAGCATACTCGACATGTCAGCTGGGGAGTGGCCACTCGGGATAGCCAAGAAGTTGGCTAATTTGGCTTTGAAATGCTGTGAAAACGATAGCATGGATAGGCCAGATCTTGTGTCGCAAGTTTGGGCTATTCTTGAGCCGATGAGGGAGCTGTGCTCCGCCTCATCATCTGTGGATTCCGGGAGTAAGCGCAAAATACCTTCTCATTTTGTGTGTCCCATTATCCAG GATGTTATGACGGATCCGCATATAGCCGGAGACGGCTACACGTATGAAGCAGAAGCAATACAAGGTTGGTTCAATAGTGGCCACAAGACTTCACCGATGACAAATCTCATGCTTGACAATTGCGACCTAATTCCAAACTATGCTCTTTATTACGCCATTCAGGAGTGGCACCAAACTGCATAA